One segment of Trachemys scripta elegans isolate TJP31775 chromosome 1, CAS_Tse_1.0, whole genome shotgun sequence DNA contains the following:
- the KCNE3 gene encoding potassium voltage-gated channel subfamily E member 3 isoform X3 — MGDAVKFPGSCKDMEVGNLTETWYQSLQSMLTALNQTLHGAILCPPDQATGRTNGSHVKLASKDDYSYMYILFVMILFAATVGSLILGYTKSRRVDKRSDPYHVYIKNRVSMI, encoded by the exons ATGGGAGATGCTGT AAAGTTTCCTGGGAGTTGCAAGGACATGGAGGTGGGGAACCTGACGGAGACGTGGTACCAAAGCCTGCAGTCAATGCTGACGGCCCTGAACCAAACACTTCATGGTGCCATCCTGTGCCCACCAGACCAGGCCACGGGGCGGACAAATGGCAGTCACGTCAAGCTAGCCAGCAAGGACGACTATTCCTACATGTACATCTTGTTCGTGATGATCCTGTTTGCCGCCACGGTGGGGAGTTTGATTCTGGGCTACACCAAGTCCAGGAGGGTGGACAAGCGGAGCGACCCCTACCACGTGTACATTAAGAACAGGGTGTCTATGATCTGA
- the KCNE3 gene encoding potassium voltage-gated channel subfamily E member 3 isoform X1 — MAAARGRCAALRSPPSRGGAGTGAAAPTAAPRAAATAGGERASGGTGPVKAATGPAPPPHLTSGLPTVQAYSVSGLSEGDCPEGAYLWTSVTSCVTLGISVPVHLHNGTDANTTWHLCLALWMGDAVKFPGSCKDMEVGNLTETWYQSLQSMLTALNQTLHGAILCPPDQATGRTNGSHVKLASKDDYSYMYILFVMILFAATVGSLILGYTKSRRVDKRSDPYHVYIKNRVSMI; from the exons ATGGCCGCAGCCCGGGGACGCTGCGCTGCgctccgctcccctcccagccggggcggggctgggaccgGGGCAGCGGCTCCGACCGCGGCCCCACGTGCTGCAGCCACAGCCGGCGGGGAGCGAGCGAGCGGCGG GACAGGCCCTGTGAAGGCAGCAACGGGACCAGCTCCTCCGCCCCACCTCACCAGTGGGCTACCCACAGTGCAGGCCTACTCGGTCTCTGGCCTCTCTGAGGGTGACTGCCCCGAGGGAGCCTATCTGTGGACGTCtgtgacttcttgtgtgaccttggggatcTCGGTACCTGTCCATCTCCACAACGGGACGGATGCCAACACCACATGGCACCTTTGTCTCGCTCTTTGGATGGGAGATGCTGT AAAGTTTCCTGGGAGTTGCAAGGACATGGAGGTGGGGAACCTGACGGAGACGTGGTACCAAAGCCTGCAGTCAATGCTGACGGCCCTGAACCAAACACTTCATGGTGCCATCCTGTGCCCACCAGACCAGGCCACGGGGCGGACAAATGGCAGTCACGTCAAGCTAGCCAGCAAGGACGACTATTCCTACATGTACATCTTGTTCGTGATGATCCTGTTTGCCGCCACGGTGGGGAGTTTGATTCTGGGCTACACCAAGTCCAGGAGGGTGGACAAGCGGAGCGACCCCTACCACGTGTACATTAAGAACAGGGTGTCTATGATCTGA
- the KCNE3 gene encoding potassium voltage-gated channel subfamily E member 3 isoform X2: protein MVLLQETGNAILGICNLNQRGPIRTGPVKAATGPAPPPHLTSGLPTVQAYSVSGLSEGDCPEGAYLWTSVTSCVTLGISVPVHLHNGTDANTTWHLCLALWMGDAVKFPGSCKDMEVGNLTETWYQSLQSMLTALNQTLHGAILCPPDQATGRTNGSHVKLASKDDYSYMYILFVMILFAATVGSLILGYTKSRRVDKRSDPYHVYIKNRVSMI, encoded by the exons ATGGTTTTGTTACAGGAAACTGGAAATGCTATATTGGGCATATGTAACTTGAACCAGCGTGGACCAatcag GACAGGCCCTGTGAAGGCAGCAACGGGACCAGCTCCTCCGCCCCACCTCACCAGTGGGCTACCCACAGTGCAGGCCTACTCGGTCTCTGGCCTCTCTGAGGGTGACTGCCCCGAGGGAGCCTATCTGTGGACGTCtgtgacttcttgtgtgaccttggggatcTCGGTACCTGTCCATCTCCACAACGGGACGGATGCCAACACCACATGGCACCTTTGTCTCGCTCTTTGGATGGGAGATGCTGT AAAGTTTCCTGGGAGTTGCAAGGACATGGAGGTGGGGAACCTGACGGAGACGTGGTACCAAAGCCTGCAGTCAATGCTGACGGCCCTGAACCAAACACTTCATGGTGCCATCCTGTGCCCACCAGACCAGGCCACGGGGCGGACAAATGGCAGTCACGTCAAGCTAGCCAGCAAGGACGACTATTCCTACATGTACATCTTGTTCGTGATGATCCTGTTTGCCGCCACGGTGGGGAGTTTGATTCTGGGCTACACCAAGTCCAGGAGGGTGGACAAGCGGAGCGACCCCTACCACGTGTACATTAAGAACAGGGTGTCTATGATCTGA